The Latilactobacillus sakei subsp. sakei DSM 20017 = JCM 1157 genome includes a window with the following:
- the gndA gene encoding NADP-dependent phosphogluconate dehydrogenase yields MSQPQIGVIGMAVMGKNLALNIESRGYTVAIYNRTGAKTEAVMQDHSEKKLVASYTIADFVKSLEKPRRIILMVKAGAGTDAVINELLPLLDKGDILIDGGNTFFGDTIRRNAELDKSGINFIGMGVSGGELGALEGPSMMPGGQKEAYDLVAPILEQMSAKAEDGQPCVTYIGPNGAGHYVKMVHNGIEYGDMELISESYNLLRNVVGLSVEEIADVFKEWNHGELDSYLMEITADILTRKDDLGTDKPIVDVILDAAGNKGTGKWSSQSALELGVPQSLITESVYARYISAMKDERVAASKILPAPTVAKLTEDKKELIEKIRQALYFSKIMSYAQGFEQMRVASDQYDWSLNYGEIAKIWRAGCIIRARFLQKITDAFDKKADLNNLLLDDYFLDITKNYQGAVRDVAALAIQQGVPAPGLTAAITYFDSYRSEVLPANLIQAQRDYFGAHTYERTDREGIFHYTWYKEQ; encoded by the coding sequence ATGAGTCAACCACAAATCGGTGTTATCGGGATGGCAGTTATGGGCAAGAACTTAGCATTGAATATTGAAAGCCGCGGTTATACAGTTGCCATTTATAACCGGACTGGTGCTAAGACAGAAGCTGTGATGCAAGATCATAGCGAAAAGAAATTAGTTGCAAGTTACACAATCGCAGACTTCGTTAAATCATTAGAAAAACCACGTCGGATTATCTTGATGGTTAAAGCTGGTGCCGGTACAGATGCCGTTATCAACGAATTGTTACCTTTATTAGATAAAGGCGACATTTTAATTGATGGTGGGAACACCTTCTTCGGCGATACAATTCGTCGGAATGCCGAATTAGATAAATCAGGTATCAACTTTATTGGTATGGGTGTTTCTGGTGGCGAATTAGGTGCCCTAGAAGGTCCTTCAATGATGCCAGGTGGTCAAAAAGAAGCTTATGACTTAGTTGCCCCTATCTTGGAACAAATGTCAGCTAAAGCTGAAGACGGCCAACCATGTGTCACATACATCGGCCCTAACGGTGCTGGTCACTATGTCAAAATGGTCCACAATGGGATTGAATATGGCGACATGGAATTAATCTCAGAAAGTTATAACTTGTTAAGAAACGTTGTTGGTTTATCTGTAGAAGAAATCGCTGATGTCTTCAAAGAATGGAACCACGGCGAATTAGACAGTTACTTGATGGAAATCACAGCTGACATCTTGACACGTAAAGACGATTTAGGCACAGACAAGCCAATCGTAGACGTTATCTTAGATGCTGCTGGTAACAAAGGAACTGGTAAGTGGAGTTCACAAAGTGCCCTTGAATTAGGTGTGCCACAATCATTGATTACAGAATCAGTCTATGCACGTTATATCTCAGCAATGAAGGACGAACGTGTTGCTGCAAGCAAGATTTTACCTGCCCCAACAGTTGCTAAGTTAACTGAAGATAAGAAAGAATTGATTGAAAAAATTCGTCAAGCACTTTACTTCAGTAAGATCATGAGCTACGCACAAGGTTTCGAACAAATGCGTGTGGCTTCAGATCAATATGACTGGTCATTAAACTACGGCGAAATCGCTAAAATCTGGCGTGCTGGCTGTATCATTCGTGCTCGTTTCTTACAAAAGATTACGGATGCCTTTGATAAGAAAGCTGACTTAAATAACTTATTATTGGATGATTACTTCTTAGATATTACTAAGAACTATCAAGGTGCTGTTCGGGATGTTGCTGCATTAGCAATCCAACAAGGTGTGCCTGCGCCTGGTTTAACAGCTGCTATCACATACTTTGATTCATATCGTTCAGAAGTATTGCCTGCTAACTTAATCCAAGCACAACGCGATTACTTTGGTGCCCATACTTACGAACGGACAGACCGTGAAGGCATCTTCCATTACACATGGTACAAAGAACAATAA
- a CDS encoding response regulator transcription factor, with amino-acid sequence MSRILIIEDEKNLARFVELELKHEGYETEVHFNGRTGLEAALNEDWGSILLDLMLPELNGLEVCRRVRQVKNTPIIMMTARDSVIDRVSGLDHGADDYIVKPFAIEELLARLRALLRRIDIEGEHNAAKQTTVTYRDLTVEKENRIVRRGDDIIELTKREYELLLTLMENVNVVLARDVLLSKVWGYDSDVETNVVDVYIRYLRNKIDRTGEQSYIQTVRGTGYVMRS; translated from the coding sequence ATGAGTCGCATATTAATTATTGAAGATGAGAAAAATTTAGCCCGGTTTGTTGAGCTTGAATTAAAGCACGAAGGCTATGAGACCGAAGTACATTTCAATGGGCGTACTGGTTTAGAAGCTGCTTTAAACGAAGACTGGGGTTCAATTTTATTGGATCTAATGTTACCTGAATTAAACGGGTTAGAAGTTTGCCGACGGGTTCGACAAGTTAAAAATACACCGATTATTATGATGACAGCGCGCGATTCCGTCATTGATCGGGTATCAGGGCTCGATCATGGTGCTGACGATTATATCGTTAAACCATTTGCGATTGAAGAACTTTTGGCTCGTCTACGCGCCTTGTTACGCCGGATCGATATTGAAGGCGAACATAACGCTGCCAAACAAACGACGGTGACTTATCGCGATTTAACAGTCGAGAAGGAAAACCGAATCGTTCGTCGTGGTGATGATATTATTGAATTAACGAAACGTGAATACGAATTACTATTAACCTTAATGGAAAACGTCAACGTGGTTTTAGCGCGGGATGTCTTGTTAAGCAAGGTCTGGGGTTATGATTCCGACGTTGAAACGAACGTGGTCGATGTTTATATTCGTTATTTACGGAATAAAATCGATCGAACGGGCGAACAAAGCTATATTCAAACCGTTCGGGGAACTGGATATGTGATGCGCTCGTGA
- a CDS encoding HAMP domain-containing sensor histidine kinase, whose product MITNDLETPSENNNKGRKISLKVKWAAAVGLAIFITFAIFSIVIFSSISNILLHKEVDNVHDTVTVIQQRLARPEKALTADFVTGQLDPAPRQSKAIYQDSVLMRLAQQDTTVKVYDQNRQGLFASRGRATSFPKQDTDVLKREHIFGKIHLIGIRPIKAANTNRTIGYVEVTNNLRDYNHAMLELRIVLVVVVLFAMLFSAVIGYLLANRFLRPIEAMKQTIEAINVEPNSDARIPETGRSQDELSDLVVAFNEMLNRIQHYFEQQDQFVSDVSHELRTPVAIIEGHLQLLNRWGKDDPEVLSESLAASLQEILRMKNLIQEMLDLTRADQAVTEGTSEVTDVGKVVLQNYHNFEMLYPEFTFILDDDLHGQALVKINRNHLEQIMIILLDNAIKYSTTRKEIHIAVANDERYAQVAVQDFGEGISEEDKKKVFHRFYRVDKARSREKGGNGLGLAIAQQLVEGYDGNVSLESSVGHGSVFRIELPLVRETKTTSEDDN is encoded by the coding sequence GTGATAACAAATGACTTAGAAACACCCAGTGAAAATAATAATAAGGGTCGTAAAATATCGTTAAAGGTGAAATGGGCAGCTGCAGTTGGGTTGGCCATTTTTATCACCTTTGCGATTTTTTCAATTGTGATTTTCAGTAGTATTTCGAACATTTTATTGCATAAGGAAGTCGATAATGTTCATGATACGGTTACTGTGATCCAGCAACGATTGGCCCGCCCGGAAAAAGCGTTGACCGCGGACTTTGTTACGGGTCAACTCGACCCAGCGCCGAGACAATCAAAAGCAATCTATCAAGATTCCGTCTTAATGCGCTTAGCGCAACAGGATACGACGGTTAAAGTTTATGATCAAAATCGGCAAGGGTTATTTGCCTCGCGTGGTCGGGCTACGTCTTTTCCAAAGCAAGATACCGATGTTTTAAAGCGGGAGCATATCTTTGGGAAGATTCATTTGATTGGGATTCGTCCCATTAAGGCGGCCAATACGAACCGTACTATCGGATATGTTGAGGTTACCAATAATTTGCGTGATTATAATCATGCGATGCTAGAATTACGGATTGTTTTAGTGGTCGTTGTGTTATTTGCAATGTTGTTTAGCGCTGTGATTGGCTACTTATTAGCGAACCGGTTCTTGCGGCCGATTGAAGCGATGAAGCAAACGATTGAAGCGATTAACGTTGAACCCAATTCAGATGCCCGCATTCCAGAGACAGGTCGCAGCCAAGACGAACTCTCGGACTTAGTCGTGGCCTTTAACGAAATGCTAAACCGGATTCAGCACTACTTTGAACAGCAAGACCAATTTGTGAGTGATGTCTCCCATGAATTACGGACACCGGTTGCGATTATTGAAGGGCATCTTCAATTGTTGAATCGTTGGGGGAAAGATGATCCGGAAGTTTTATCGGAATCTCTGGCAGCTTCACTGCAAGAAATTTTACGGATGAAGAATTTGATCCAAGAAATGCTAGATTTAACGCGGGCCGATCAAGCGGTGACCGAAGGCACGTCAGAAGTGACGGATGTTGGTAAGGTTGTCTTACAAAATTACCATAACTTTGAGATGCTTTATCCGGAATTCACGTTTATTTTGGATGATGATTTGCACGGTCAAGCGTTGGTCAAAATTAACCGGAATCATCTGGAACAAATCATGATTATTCTATTGGATAATGCGATTAAATACTCAACAACCCGTAAGGAAATTCATATTGCGGTGGCCAACGACGAGCGTTACGCGCAAGTTGCCGTTCAAGATTTTGGTGAGGGGATTTCGGAAGAAGATAAGAAAAAAGTCTTCCACCGTTTCTACCGGGTTGATAAAGCTCGGAGTCGGGAAAAAGGCGGTAATGGTTTAGGATTAGCCATTGCCCAACAATTAGTCGAAGGCTACGATGGTAATGTCTCACTTGAAAGTAGTGTCGGACACGGATCAGTCTTCCGGATTGAATTACCACTCGTTAGAGAAACAAAGACCACATCAGAAGATGATAATTAA
- the yidC gene encoding membrane protein insertase YidC gives MKNSKRFATLAMLAMTVTLFLSGCMPQKMSSHPKVPTGFIYGSSYKYIAVPLQHIMERIADFFGGINGYGWAIIIITFVVRMILLPLMLNQSNKMTAQQEKTRRLKPQLDIVQAQQKVATTPEEKAELSQLMMKVYKENDSSMMPSLGCLTLLIQLPIFSGLYQAIQYSPEISSSHFFGIGLGQPNIIITIIATLFYVGQSALSLVGMPAEQKKQMQTTVLMSPAITFFISLFAPAGLALYFLAGGMIMIIQQMITTFIIMPRVKKRIDQEIKEKPIVTVVTKDMFTKKAAAKATETPVTTEPTHTNKATTPSETGKRNSGKQRHKPQA, from the coding sequence ATGAAAAATTCAAAACGCTTCGCAACACTTGCGATGCTAGCAATGACCGTTACATTATTTCTATCCGGCTGTATGCCACAAAAAATGAGTAGCCATCCTAAAGTCCCAACCGGCTTCATCTATGGCTCATCGTACAAATACATCGCCGTCCCATTACAACATATTATGGAACGCATCGCTGATTTCTTCGGCGGAATCAATGGTTACGGCTGGGCAATCATCATCATCACCTTCGTGGTGCGGATGATTTTACTCCCATTAATGCTTAACCAATCAAACAAAATGACTGCGCAACAAGAAAAAACGCGTCGTTTGAAACCACAATTAGATATTGTACAAGCACAACAAAAGGTTGCGACAACACCTGAAGAAAAAGCCGAATTAAGCCAATTAATGATGAAGGTTTATAAGGAAAATGATTCAAGTATGATGCCTAGCCTTGGTTGCTTAACCTTATTAATTCAATTACCAATCTTCTCTGGTTTGTACCAAGCCATTCAATACTCACCAGAAATTTCAAGTAGTCACTTCTTCGGGATTGGCTTAGGTCAACCTAATATCATTATCACCATTATCGCGACCCTCTTTTACGTTGGTCAAAGCGCCCTCTCACTTGTTGGGATGCCCGCTGAACAAAAGAAACAAATGCAAACAACCGTCCTCATGAGTCCTGCGATTACATTCTTCATTTCGTTATTCGCACCAGCTGGGTTAGCACTTTACTTCCTTGCCGGCGGGATGATTATGATTATTCAACAAATGATCACAACCTTCATCATCATGCCACGTGTTAAAAAACGCATTGATCAAGAAATTAAAGAAAAACCAATCGTCACAGTTGTGACAAAAGACATGTTCACTAAAAAAGCAGCTGCTAAAGCGACTGAAACACCTGTAACAACAGAACCAACGCACACTAATAAGGCAACGACGCCTTCTGAAACAGGCAAACGTAACTCAGGCAAACAACGCCACAAACCACAAGCATAA
- a CDS encoding acylphosphatase, which produces MQKAVQLDVFGRVQGVGFRWMTKLVADRLGITGTVANQPDGSVKIIAMGPDALLEQFIGAVKASPTPSGRVDRVIQTPLKDVSACHKFSVVG; this is translated from the coding sequence ATGCAAAAAGCAGTCCAATTAGATGTTTTTGGTCGGGTTCAAGGTGTTGGTTTCCGGTGGATGACTAAACTGGTCGCTGATCGATTAGGGATTACTGGCACGGTTGCCAATCAACCCGATGGCTCTGTCAAAATTATTGCGATGGGTCCCGATGCCCTTTTGGAACAATTCATCGGTGCCGTCAAAGCGTCACCGACACCCAGTGGTCGCGTTGACCGCGTCATCCAAACACCCCTGAAAGATGTGTCAGCGTGTCATAAATTTTCAGTTGTCGGTTGA
- a CDS encoding TrmH family RNA methyltransferase: MEYIQSNQNTKIKAAKKLTVKKNQRKENTYLLEGWHLVQEAIQNKAVIRQVFATEKYVDERALRGLYDDTFEIAPEVAQHLSETKAPQGIFAVVEMSETPMPEKLTGRYLLLDAVQDPGNIGTMIRTADAAGFAGVVLGNGSVDLYNPKLLRSMQGSHFHLPIYQGNLMDWMKKFNSQDVPVYGTELNPEAISYQDVPKAADMALILGNEGNGVAKDVLAATTQNLYIPIPGNAESLNVAVAAGILMFKLIEG; the protein is encoded by the coding sequence ATGGAATACATTCAATCGAACCAAAATACTAAGATTAAAGCGGCTAAGAAATTAACCGTTAAGAAAAACCAACGTAAAGAAAATACTTATTTATTAGAAGGCTGGCATTTAGTGCAAGAAGCCATCCAAAATAAAGCGGTGATTCGCCAAGTCTTTGCGACAGAAAAATACGTTGATGAACGCGCCTTACGTGGTTTATACGACGATACTTTTGAAATCGCACCTGAAGTAGCCCAACACCTTAGCGAAACAAAAGCCCCTCAAGGGATTTTTGCCGTTGTTGAAATGTCAGAAACACCAATGCCTGAAAAATTAACGGGTCGTTACTTGTTATTAGACGCCGTTCAAGATCCTGGTAATATCGGCACAATGATTCGGACAGCTGATGCTGCTGGCTTTGCCGGTGTCGTTTTAGGGAACGGTAGTGTTGATCTATACAATCCCAAATTATTGCGGTCAATGCAAGGCAGTCACTTCCATTTACCAATCTATCAAGGCAACTTAATGGACTGGATGAAGAAATTCAATTCACAAGACGTGCCAGTTTATGGGACAGAATTAAACCCAGAAGCCATCAGTTATCAAGATGTACCTAAGGCAGCTGACATGGCTTTGATCTTAGGTAATGAAGGTAATGGTGTTGCAAAAGACGTCTTAGCTGCCACAACACAAAACCTTTATATTCCAATTCCTGGGAATGCAGAATCATTGAATGTCGCAGTCGCTGCTGGGATTTTAATGTTTAAATTAATCGAAGGCTAA
- a CDS encoding HD domain-containing protein: MNATAKWYQDADYMALIADLLEKEEVQKLANYTQHHHSDRLEHSLSVSYRSYEIAKKWHLNVRSVARAGLLHDLFYYDWRDTKFDLGTHAYVHPRIALRNAEKLTELSPMEKDIIVKHMWGATVSHPKYRESYIVSLVDDYCAVTEFCSPFWTKFKQKVLHQSIATQTNK, translated from the coding sequence ATGAACGCAACAGCTAAGTGGTATCAAGATGCAGATTATATGGCATTGATTGCCGATTTGTTAGAAAAAGAAGAAGTTCAAAAATTAGCAAATTACACACAGCATCATCATTCGGATCGTTTAGAACATTCACTTAGTGTTTCTTATCGAAGCTACGAGATTGCCAAGAAGTGGCATCTTAACGTCCGCTCAGTTGCCCGCGCAGGCTTATTACATGATTTGTTCTACTACGACTGGCGTGACACGAAGTTCGATCTTGGGACGCATGCTTATGTGCACCCACGGATTGCACTCCGGAACGCTGAGAAACTAACCGAATTGTCACCAATGGAAAAAGATATTATTGTCAAACATATGTGGGGGGCGACAGTTAGCCATCCAAAATATCGGGAGAGTTATATCGTGTCATTGGTCGATGACTATTGTGCGGTAACCGAATTTTGCTCACCATTTTGGACAAAATTCAAACAAAAGGTATTACATCAATCAATTGCGACACAAACTAACAAATAG
- a CDS encoding winged helix-turn-helix transcriptional regulator, translated as MSIVKENAISDCQETFQLCPKFEKTFSILGKKWNGLIIDVLLEGDAQRFKHLVHSVPKCSDRVLVERLKELEQAGIVARITSADSSLIEYQLTEKGESLAPVMNAVHNWSDQWCDTND; from the coding sequence ATGAGTATTGTAAAAGAAAATGCTATTTCTGACTGTCAAGAGACCTTCCAACTCTGTCCTAAATTTGAAAAAACATTCTCAATTTTAGGGAAGAAATGGAATGGTCTGATCATTGATGTATTATTAGAAGGGGACGCACAGCGCTTCAAGCATTTGGTTCATAGTGTACCTAAGTGCAGTGATCGTGTGTTAGTTGAACGCTTGAAGGAATTAGAACAAGCCGGAATCGTTGCTCGAATAACGAGTGCCGATTCATCGTTGATCGAATATCAACTAACTGAAAAAGGCGAATCGCTAGCACCTGTTATGAATGCCGTTCATAATTGGTCTGACCAATGGTGCGATACGAACGACTAG
- the pheS gene encoding phenylalanine--tRNA ligase subunit alpha codes for MSLKEQLERLQQKSLQDIQKVVDLDALNQIRVEVLGKKGPITEVLRGMRDLSNEERPKVGAFANEIKGDLAQAIEARKAELEARKEAAQLAHETIDVTLPGQPVKKGTPHVLTQVIDDLEDLFIGMGYQVVAGFEVEDEKHNFEMLNMPADHPARDMQDTFYITKDTLMRTHMSPNEARDLESHDFANGPIKMISPGRVYRRDTDDATHSHQFYQMEGQVIDKNITMADLKGTLEYTIHHIFGEDRNLRFRPSYFPFTEPSVEVDISCFRCNGEGCNVCKQTGWIEVLGAGMTHPNVLKAGGVDPEVYGGFAFGLGIDRFAMLKYGVDDIRNFYLNDVRFLNQFTQEG; via the coding sequence ATGTCATTGAAGGAACAGTTGGAACGCTTGCAACAAAAGAGTTTGCAAGATATCCAAAAAGTTGTTGATTTAGATGCATTGAATCAGATTCGAGTAGAAGTACTTGGTAAGAAAGGCCCTATTACGGAAGTTTTACGTGGTATGCGGGACTTAAGTAACGAAGAACGGCCTAAAGTAGGGGCTTTTGCAAACGAGATCAAGGGTGATTTGGCCCAAGCGATTGAAGCCCGTAAAGCAGAATTAGAAGCTAGAAAAGAAGCCGCTCAATTAGCACACGAAACAATCGACGTCACATTACCAGGTCAACCCGTTAAAAAGGGGACACCGCACGTGTTAACCCAAGTGATTGATGATTTAGAAGATTTATTCATCGGGATGGGCTACCAAGTTGTTGCCGGTTTTGAAGTGGAAGATGAAAAGCATAACTTTGAAATGTTAAACATGCCTGCTGATCACCCTGCTCGTGATATGCAAGATACGTTCTACATTACCAAGGATACGTTGATGCGGACGCATATGTCACCTAATGAAGCACGTGACCTTGAAAGCCATGACTTTGCTAACGGCCCAATCAAGATGATTAGCCCAGGGCGTGTTTATCGTCGTGATACAGATGACGCAACACATTCACATCAGTTCTACCAAATGGAAGGTCAAGTGATTGATAAGAACATTACGATGGCTGACTTAAAAGGGACTTTAGAATACACAATTCACCATATTTTTGGTGAAGATCGTAATCTACGTTTCCGGCCAAGTTACTTCCCATTCACGGAACCTTCTGTCGAAGTGGATATCTCATGTTTCCGTTGTAATGGTGAAGGCTGTAACGTCTGCAAACAAACTGGCTGGATTGAAGTTTTAGGTGCTGGGATGACGCATCCAAACGTTTTAAAAGCCGGTGGTGTTGATCCAGAAGTTTACGGTGGCTTTGCCTTTGGACTTGGGATCGATCGGTTTGCAATGTTGAAATATGGTGTGGATGATATTCGGAACTTCTATTTAAACGATGTCCGATTCTTAAATCAATTCACACAGGAGGGTTAA
- the pheT gene encoding phenylalanine--tRNA ligase subunit beta has product MKVSYNWLKDYLDLTTAPEALAEKITRTGIEVVDVAQMSAGLKKIVVGHVLSCEPHPDSDHLHVCEVDVGEEEPFQIVCGAPNVAAGQYVIVALPNSRIADNVKIKKGKMRGVVSMGMICGLQEIGFADSVVPKEYVDGIFVFPEAIAPGTEVYEALGMTDYIIDLDLTANRADALGIHGVAHEVAAIESLTPHFEDVAVSESDVQTKDQVSAQVADDQLAPSYHLRMLQNVTVQPSPLWLQTRLWNAGIRPINNLVDVTNYMMLTYGQPLHAFDADTLTGDHKQIEVRLAKTGEKLTTLDEAEHDLTNEDIVITDGNQPIALAGVMGGFNSEITANTKNVIIEAAIFAPTAVRKTAQRHNLRSDASSRFEKGVNVADVQVALDAAAAMMAELGAGQVTAGVVSPTNLAPQPKVIQIDSARVNRVLGTDMSVQTMIDLLERFGFEVVNNADQLTVTIPARRWDIEIQADVIEEIARLYGYDNLPSTLPTGDMTTGALTTEQKALRRTRHTLEGAGLTQAISYALTTEEKAGQFALAAKQTATVLDWPMTQDHAYLRMNLVTGLLDDAAYNVARKQTDLALYEQGRVFLQHADQARPNEVEYVAGLMSGNRQVKSWQEAAAPVDFYTIKGVVDTLMASYNLQEAVAYQATDAYPEMHPGRTAAIYVGETFIGIVGQIHPKIAKATHLKETYIFELDLAKILELQRQTIIAKPAPKFPEVTRDIALQVPEAVTNAELVNAIKEKGGRYLVSVSLFDVYAGSHIEAGEKSMAYTLTYLNEDATLTEEEVNAAFEKVVAHLVATFQAKVR; this is encoded by the coding sequence ATGAAAGTATCTTATAACTGGTTAAAAGACTATTTAGATTTAACAACTGCGCCAGAAGCACTTGCAGAAAAAATTACCCGAACAGGGATCGAAGTCGTAGACGTTGCGCAAATGAGTGCTGGCTTGAAAAAAATTGTTGTGGGACACGTTTTAAGTTGCGAACCACATCCTGATTCAGATCACCTACACGTTTGTGAAGTCGACGTTGGTGAAGAAGAACCTTTCCAAATTGTCTGTGGCGCCCCTAATGTGGCTGCTGGTCAATACGTGATTGTTGCTTTACCTAACTCACGAATTGCAGACAACGTGAAGATTAAAAAAGGCAAGATGCGAGGCGTTGTTTCAATGGGCATGATTTGTGGCCTACAAGAAATTGGTTTTGCCGATAGCGTTGTACCTAAAGAATATGTTGATGGCATCTTCGTTTTTCCAGAAGCAATTGCACCTGGTACTGAAGTTTACGAAGCACTTGGGATGACTGATTACATTATCGATCTTGATTTAACAGCTAACCGGGCCGATGCGCTTGGGATTCACGGTGTGGCTCATGAAGTAGCAGCTATTGAATCATTGACACCTCATTTTGAAGACGTAGCTGTTTCAGAAAGTGATGTTCAAACAAAAGATCAAGTGAGCGCTCAAGTGGCTGATGACCAATTAGCCCCTAGTTATCACTTGCGCATGTTACAAAACGTCACAGTCCAACCAAGTCCATTGTGGTTACAAACACGGCTTTGGAATGCCGGTATTCGCCCCATCAATAACCTTGTTGATGTGACGAACTACATGATGTTAACGTACGGTCAACCTTTACACGCTTTTGATGCCGATACTTTAACTGGCGATCACAAACAAATTGAAGTCCGTTTAGCTAAAACAGGCGAAAAGTTAACGACTCTTGATGAAGCAGAACATGATTTAACCAATGAAGATATTGTCATCACAGATGGCAACCAACCAATCGCATTAGCTGGTGTTATGGGTGGTTTCAATTCAGAAATTACGGCTAATACTAAAAATGTGATTATCGAAGCTGCTATTTTTGCCCCAACGGCTGTTCGGAAAACGGCGCAACGCCATAACTTACGTTCAGATGCCTCATCACGTTTTGAAAAAGGCGTGAATGTTGCTGATGTTCAAGTGGCTTTAGATGCTGCCGCAGCCATGATGGCTGAATTAGGCGCTGGTCAAGTGACTGCTGGGGTAGTGAGCCCAACAAACTTGGCACCACAACCTAAAGTAATTCAAATCGATTCAGCACGGGTCAACCGTGTATTAGGCACTGACATGAGTGTTCAAACGATGATTGATTTACTTGAACGTTTTGGTTTTGAAGTGGTTAACAACGCTGACCAATTGACGGTGACAATTCCTGCCCGTCGTTGGGATATTGAAATCCAAGCAGACGTGATTGAAGAAATCGCTCGTTTATACGGTTACGATAATTTACCAAGTACATTACCAACTGGCGACATGACAACTGGTGCTTTGACAACCGAACAAAAGGCGCTACGCCGGACACGTCATACGCTTGAAGGTGCTGGTTTAACCCAAGCAATTAGTTATGCCTTGACGACCGAAGAAAAAGCAGGGCAATTTGCATTAGCTGCTAAACAAACAGCGACTGTTCTTGATTGGCCAATGACGCAAGATCATGCTTATTTACGAATGAATCTTGTCACTGGTTTACTCGATGATGCTGCCTACAACGTCGCACGGAAACAAACAGACTTAGCATTGTACGAACAAGGCCGTGTCTTTTTACAACACGCTGATCAAGCGCGTCCTAATGAAGTCGAATATGTTGCTGGTTTAATGAGCGGTAATCGCCAAGTGAAATCATGGCAAGAAGCGGCAGCACCAGTGGATTTTTACACAATCAAGGGTGTTGTTGATACCTTGATGGCTAGCTATAACTTGCAAGAAGCAGTTGCCTACCAAGCAACAGATGCTTATCCAGAGATGCATCCGGGTCGGACCGCCGCTATTTATGTCGGTGAAACATTCATCGGAATTGTTGGTCAAATCCACCCTAAAATTGCGAAAGCCACACATTTAAAAGAAACTTATATTTTTGAATTAGACTTGGCTAAAATCTTAGAATTACAACGCCAAACAATTATTGCCAAACCAGCACCTAAGTTCCCAGAAGTGACACGGGATATTGCCTTACAAGTGCCTGAAGCAGTTACGAATGCTGAATTGGTCAACGCAATCAAGGAAAAAGGCGGCCGTTATCTTGTTTCAGTATCATTATTCGACGTTTATGCGGGCAGTCATATCGAAGCTGGCGAGAAGTCAATGGCTTATACATTGACATATCTCAATGAAGACGCTACTTTAACAGAAGAAGAAGTTAACGCGGCTTTTGAAAAAGTTGTGGCACACTTAGTGGCAACTTTCCAAGCGAAAGTCCGTTAA